Proteins from one Clupea harengus chromosome 17, Ch_v2.0.2, whole genome shotgun sequence genomic window:
- the arcn1b gene encoding archain 1b codes for MVLLAAAVCTKAGKPILSRQFVEMTRTRIECLLAAFPKLMNMGKQHTFVETDSVRYVYQPLEKLYMVLLTTKNSNILEDLETLRLFSRVIPEYCRTLDEGEISDHCFDLLFAFDEIVALGYRESVNLTQIRMFTEMDSHEERVFRAVRETQEREAKAEMKRKAKELQQARRDAERSGIKAPSYGGFGGASTARSAAVIKDTFEPERPKVAPAPIRPSGPNKALKLGSRGKEVDDFVDKLKSEGENIIMPVTGKKQSDASKALPPPVNTESVHLRVEEKVSLACGRDGGLQSMEILGMITLQISDEKSSRIQLHVANNDKKGAQLQTHPNVDKKLFSSESLIGLKNAEKSFPLNNDIGVLKWRLQTTDESFIPLTINCWPSESSSGCDVNIEYELQQKGLELKDVVIAIPLPSGVGAPVIGDVEGEYRHDSRRNILEWSLPVIDADNRTGSMEFSIAGQASDFFPISVSFVSTNNYCDIQVVKVTPVNGDGQVRFSTETSFVTDKYEIL; via the exons GTACTTCTAGCGGCTGCAGTGTGTACCAAGGCAGGAAAGCCCATTTTGTCCCGGCAATTTGTGGAAATGACAAGGACGCGTATCGAGTGCCTCCTTGCGGCCTTCCCAAAGCTGATGAACATGGGCAAGCAGCACACGTTTGTGGAGACGGACAGCGTGCGTTACGTCTACCAGCCCCTGGAGAAGCTGTACATGGTCCTCCTCACCACCAAGAACAGCAACATCTTAGAGGACTTGGAGACCTTGCGGCTCTTTTCGCGTGtg ATCCCTGAGTACTGCCGCACACTGGACGAGGGGGAGATCTCTGACCACTGCTTTGATCTCTTATTCGCCTTTGATGAGATTGTGGCCCTTGGATACAGAGAAAGTGTCAACCTTACCCAGATCCGCATGTTCACAGAGATGGACTCCCATGAGGAAAGGGTCTTCCGTGCTGTCAGAGAG ACCCAGGAGAGGGAGGCCAAggcagagatgaagaggaaggcgAAGGAGCTGCAGCAGGCGCGGAGGGACGCCGAACGCAGTGGGATAAAAGCCCCATCTTACGGAGGCTTCGGTGGGGCCAGCACCGCCCGCTCAGCTGCTGTCATCAAAGACACGTTTGAACCAGAGAGGCCCAAAGTGGCCCCTGCTCCCATCAG ACCGAGTGGTCCAAACAAGGCTCTGAAGCTGGGCTCCAGAGGGAAGGAGGTGGATGACTTTGTCGATAAACTGAAGTCTGAAGGGGAGAACATCATCATGCCTGTTACAGGAAAGAAGCAATCAGATGCCAGCAAAGCCTTACCGCCACCTGTCAACACAGAGAG TGTTCATTTGAGGGTTGAAGAGAAGGTGTCCCTGGCCTGTGGCCGCGATGGAGGTTTGCAGAGCATGGAGATCCTCGGCATGATCACACTCCAAATTAGCGATGAGAAGAGCAGCCGCATTCAGCTGCACGTCGCCAATAATGATAAAAAAGGAGCTCAGCTACAG ACTCATCCCAATGTAGACAAGAAGCTCTTCTCATCTGAGTCTCTGATTGGACTGAAGAATGCAGAGAAGTCTTTCCCTCTAAACAATGACATAGGGGTTCTGAAGTGGAGGTTGCAGACCACAGATGAGTCCTTCATCCCTCTAACGA TAAACTGCTGGCCGTCAGAGAGCTCCAGTGGGTGTGATGTCAACATTGAGTATGAGCTGCAGCAGAAGGGCCTTGAACTCAAGGATGTTGTCATTGCAATTCCCCTGCC GTCGGGTGTGGGAGCCCCTGTGATTGGAGATGTGGAAGGCGAGTATCGCCATGACAGCAGACGGAACATTCTGGAGTGGTCTCTCCCAGTCATTGACGCCGATAACAGGACTGGAAGCATGGAGTTCAGCATAGCTGGCCAAGCCAGTGACTTTTTCCCAATCAGTGTGTCTTTTGTCTCTACAAACAACTACTGCGATATACAG GTTGTCAAAGTTACCCCTGTTAATGGAGATGGCCAAGTGCGGTTCTCCACAGAAACCTCGTTTGTGACTGATAAATATGAGATATTGTAA